A single genomic interval of Romboutsia ilealis harbors:
- a CDS encoding acyltransferase yields MTKKRDYSMDLLKFLASFGVVMIHVDANFRQGEFVKNTTAWDLSLAINLLTKWCIPIFIMISGYYLLNSSKEIDYNTFLKKRFKKVLLPFIVWSIIYNLYYQYISSGISIKWTALGLIKNILGYPTAAPLWFLYPLLGLYLMMPIFKGIVDKIDFKIIVIIIGFSIVIKTISPFTDMVLNGSMNYWNDVPIASSTFAIYFILGGYLGRINIPTNLRSLLYVVTAIVFVGGFIATYKVPFIYDRSLEVTLDIGAINNMLLCISLFVIAQNMKFKKLSNSSIFTGFVGILSTVNFGVFLFHPIVIDLVKSKFLGASGDLIWILLAQGIIVYVVTSIVVYIIKKVPLVKEIV; encoded by the coding sequence ATGACAAAAAAAAGAGACTACTCAATGGATTTATTAAAGTTTTTAGCTAGTTTTGGTGTAGTTATGATTCATGTTGATGCTAATTTTAGACAAGGTGAATTTGTAAAAAATACTACAGCATGGGATTTATCTCTAGCTATAAATTTATTAACTAAATGGTGTATACCGATATTTATAATGATAAGTGGATATTACTTATTAAATAGCAGTAAAGAGATTGATTATAATACTTTTTTAAAGAAGAGATTTAAGAAAGTACTATTACCTTTTATTGTATGGTCAATTATCTACAATTTATATTATCAATACATAAGTAGTGGAATAAGTATAAAATGGACAGCTTTAGGATTAATAAAAAATATATTAGGATATCCAACTGCAGCTCCATTATGGTTTTTATATCCATTATTAGGATTATATTTAATGATGCCTATATTTAAAGGTATAGTAGATAAGATAGATTTTAAAATAATTGTTATAATAATTGGATTTTCAATTGTAATAAAAACTATATCCCCTTTTACAGATATGGTATTGAATGGTTCTATGAACTATTGGAATGATGTACCGATAGCGAGTAGTACATTTGCAATATATTTTATTTTAGGTGGATATTTAGGAAGAATAAATATACCTACAAATTTAAGATCATTACTATATGTAGTAACTGCAATAGTGTTTGTTGGAGGATTTATAGCAACATATAAAGTTCCATTTATATATGATAGAAGTTTAGAAGTTACTTTAGATATAGGGGCAATTAATAATATGTTATTATGTATTAGCTTATTTGTAATAGCTCAAAATATGAAGTTTAAAAAACTTTCAAATTCATCTATATTTACAGGATTTGTGGGTATATTATCTACAGTGAATTTCGGAGTTTTTTTATTCCATCCCATAGTTATAGATTTAGTTAAATCAAAGTTTTTAGGAGCTTCAGGAGATTTAATATGGATATTACTAGCACAAGGTATAATAGTTTATGTAGTTACTTCTATAGTAGTTTATATAATTAAGAAAGTACCGCTAGTTAAAGAAATTGTATAA
- a CDS encoding glycosyltransferase family 4 protein, giving the protein MKIAMIGQKGVPSRSGGVEIHVEEIGARLAKSNNEVTVYCRKSYCDEIKENHRGINLKYIPSINTKHLDAITYTLLASLDAARSKYDVVHYHALGPSLLSFIPRMFGKKVVCTVHGLDWQREKWGKVAKKALKLGELATAKFPHKTISVSESISNYYNETYNNDTIFVPNGIDEKISIEASEIIEKYGLHKDEYILFLARLVPEKGVHYLIEAYNKLNTNKKLIIAGGSSHSDDYVNKVNEMAKENPNIIMTGFVNGNLLEELFSNAYMYVLPSEIEGLPISLLEAMSYGHCCLVSDIEQNLEVIQSYGYSFESKNSDDLYEKLKELLDNENKILDVRSKVKEYVNNKYNWDKVSEDTEKAYKALKSK; this is encoded by the coding sequence ATGAAAATAGCAATGATTGGTCAAAAAGGAGTTCCATCTAGATCGGGTGGAGTTGAAATACATGTTGAAGAAATTGGAGCTAGATTAGCTAAAAGTAATAATGAGGTTACTGTATATTGTAGAAAATCATATTGTGATGAAATAAAAGAAAATCATAGAGGTATTAATTTAAAATATATACCATCTATAAATACTAAACATTTAGATGCAATAACTTATACCCTTTTAGCTTCTTTAGATGCGGCAAGAAGTAAATATGATGTTGTTCATTACCATGCACTTGGACCATCTTTATTATCATTTATACCTAGAATGTTTGGTAAAAAAGTTGTATGTACAGTACATGGATTAGATTGGCAACGTGAAAAATGGGGAAAGGTAGCTAAAAAGGCTCTTAAGCTTGGCGAGCTTGCTACTGCAAAGTTTCCTCATAAAACAATAAGTGTATCAGAGTCTATATCTAATTATTACAATGAAACATATAATAATGACACTATATTTGTTCCAAATGGTATAGATGAGAAAATTAGTATAGAAGCAAGTGAAATAATTGAAAAATATGGATTACATAAAGATGAATACATATTATTCTTAGCTAGATTAGTTCCAGAAAAGGGAGTTCATTATTTAATTGAAGCTTATAATAAGTTAAATACAAATAAAAAATTGATTATAGCAGGTGGTTCGAGCCATTCAGATGACTATGTTAATAAGGTTAATGAAATGGCAAAGGAAAATCCTAATATTATCATGACAGGATTTGTAAATGGAAATCTTCTTGAAGAATTATTTAGTAATGCATATATGTATGTATTGCCATCTGAAATAGAAGGTTTACCGATAAGTTTATTAGAAGCTATGAGTTACGGTCATTGCTGTTTAGTAAGTGATATAGAACAAAACTTAGAAGTTATCCAGTCATACGGTTATTCATTTGAAAGTAAAAACTCTGATGATTTATATGAAAAATTAAAAGAACTTTTAGATAATGAAAATAAAATACTAGATGTTAGATCAAAGGTTAAAGAATATGTAAATAACAAGTATAACTGGGATAAAGTTAGTGAAGATACGGAAAAAGCATATAAAGCTTTAAAAAGTAAGTAA
- a CDS encoding glycosyltransferase translates to MNKNVAFLIPSLKNGGAERVLSNMSLNLSEDINQSIIVWNASSIDYEYKADILDISIDNKRSILANANVLFERIKNVKKLKEKHNIQTTVSLLEGPNIVNILSRNNDKVILSVHNFQSEERKGMYGKIFKVLIKSLYNKSDKVVAVSKLIREDLVNNFNVDKDKVEVIYNPVDILSIKELIKEDIEDEYKHIFEKPVVINAGRLTNQKGQWNLIKSFYALKNKVNDCQLVILGQGELEDELKTLCEKLGIQDDVHFLGFRKNPFKYISRANVFALTSLFEGFSMVIAEAMACNTAVVSVDCSAGPREILSPESDVMYKCKKIEYAKYGIITPVIENKFDLDKNIHDNHKLFAKALEKMLLDDNLRFKYEKLGLKRVEAFKAQNILNQWEEIL, encoded by the coding sequence ATGAATAAAAATGTTGCTTTTTTAATTCCTTCTTTAAAAAATGGAGGTGCAGAAAGAGTATTATCTAATATGTCATTAAATTTAAGTGAAGATATAAATCAATCTATTATTGTATGGAATGCAAGTAGTATAGATTATGAATATAAAGCAGATATATTAGATATATCTATAGATAATAAACGTAGTATATTAGCAAATGCAAATGTATTATTTGAAAGAATAAAAAATGTAAAAAAGTTAAAGGAAAAACATAATATACAAACAACAGTAAGTTTGTTAGAAGGGCCGAATATAGTAAATATTTTATCTAGAAATAATGACAAAGTTATATTATCAGTACATAATTTCCAAAGTGAAGAGAGAAAAGGAATGTATGGGAAAATATTTAAAGTTCTTATAAAATCACTTTATAATAAATCGGATAAAGTGGTTGCTGTATCAAAGCTTATAAGAGAAGATTTAGTGAACAATTTTAATGTAGATAAAGATAAAGTAGAGGTTATATATAATCCGGTTGATATACTTTCTATAAAAGAGCTTATAAAAGAAGATATAGAAGATGAATATAAGCATATTTTTGAAAAGCCAGTTGTAATAAATGCAGGAAGATTAACTAATCAAAAAGGTCAATGGAACTTAATTAAATCTTTTTATGCGTTAAAAAATAAGGTCAATGATTGCCAATTAGTTATACTAGGACAAGGTGAATTAGAAGATGAATTAAAGACATTATGTGAGAAATTAGGTATCCAAGATGATGTTCATTTCCTAGGATTTAGAAAAAATCCTTTTAAATATATAAGTAGAGCAAATGTATTTGCCCTTACATCATTATTTGAAGGATTTTCTATGGTTATAGCAGAGGCTATGGCATGTAATACAGCTGTTGTGTCTGTTGATTGTAGTGCAGGACCTAGAGAAATTTTATCTCCAGAGTCTGATGTTATGTATAAATGTAAGAAAATTGAGTATGCAAAGTATGGAATTATTACTCCTGTAATAGAAAATAAGTTTGACTTAGATAAAAATATACATGATAACCATAAACTATTTGCAAAAGCATTAGAAAAAATGTTACTTGATGATAATTTAAGATTTAAATATGAAAAATTAGGGTTAAAAAGAGTAGAAGCTTTTAAAGCCCAAAATATATTAAATCAGTGGGAAGAAATATTGTAA
- a CDS encoding sugar transferase — protein sequence MQSNLVLKELAQEDIIVPNENKVYLFLKRLIDIVGSGLGILILIPVFLIIGILIKLEDPKGSVFFSQKRNGLNGKEFNMYKFRSMVHNAEDLLESLMSKNEMDGPVFKIKDDPRITKIGKFIRKTSLDELPQLFNVLKGDMSLVGPRPPIPREVIQYNKYQYQRLLVKPGITCYWQISGRNNIDFDEWVELDLKYIKERNLFKDIYIILMTLPVLLGDKNAS from the coding sequence GTGCAAAGTAATTTAGTGTTAAAAGAATTAGCACAAGAGGATATAATAGTTCCAAATGAAAATAAAGTTTATTTGTTTTTAAAAAGATTAATTGATATAGTTGGTTCTGGATTAGGTATTTTAATATTGATTCCAGTGTTTTTAATAATAGGAATATTAATTAAGTTAGAAGACCCAAAAGGAAGTGTTTTTTTCTCACAAAAAAGAAATGGGTTAAATGGAAAAGAATTTAATATGTACAAATTTAGATCTATGGTACATAATGCAGAAGATTTATTAGAAAGTTTAATGTCTAAAAATGAAATGGATGGTCCAGTTTTTAAAATAAAGGATGATCCTAGAATTACAAAAATAGGAAAGTTTATAAGAAAAACAAGTTTAGATGAATTACCACAATTATTCAATGTATTAAAAGGTGATATGAGTTTAGTTGGACCAAGACCACCTATTCCTAGAGAGGTTATTCAATATAATAAATATCAGTATCAAAGATTATTAGTAAAGCCAGGTATAACTTGTTATTGGCAAATAAGCGGAAGAAATAATATTGATTTTGATGAATGGGTAGAATTAGATTTAAAGTATATAAAAGAAAGAAACTTATTTAAGGATATATACATAATTTTAATGACCCTGCCTGTTTTATTAGGTGATAAAAATGCATCATAG
- the murJ gene encoding murein biosynthesis integral membrane protein MurJ — protein sequence MSNIAKTTIGLMFLTLISKVLGFFRELCLGSVYGASAFTDAYIISQNIPIVIFTSVAMALGTSYIPLFCDIREKSGDKEAIKFSNNLINIVVMFCSLLAIVCMIFTEPLVKIFAIGFEGETLKLAVEFTRILIVGIIFIGVNDVLMPFLQINQNYAVPGMLGIPYNIVIIISIFISPKFGCKVLIYGTLLAILSKVLFQIPFAKKKGYKYKAYINFKDKNIKKLLLLVAPVFVGVAVNQVNGLVDKTLASTLVEGSISSLNYANKLNEFVMGIFIVSITSVIYPLLSKLSAGNNKEEFNNSIVKSINYVILLVIPISIGAMVLSTPIVKLLFERGAFDLRATQMTSSALFCYSIGIIGFGLRDILSRVFYSIQDTKTPMVNGAIAMALNIVLNLILIRYMGHAGLALATSISALVCIVLLFRSLRKKIGNFGEERIAFVFIKTLISGVVMGIVTTIFYDFISNIVRGGMISQIVSLSTSVLVGVTVYFIGVVILKIDEVNEAISIIKDKFTTKRGGYSAK from the coding sequence ATGTCGAATATAGCAAAAACAACAATTGGTTTGATGTTTTTAACATTAATATCGAAAGTGTTAGGATTTTTTAGAGAGTTATGTTTAGGATCAGTATATGGTGCATCTGCTTTTACGGATGCATATATAATATCACAAAATATACCTATAGTAATATTTACAAGTGTTGCTATGGCATTAGGAACATCATATATACCGCTATTTTGTGATATAAGGGAAAAGTCAGGAGATAAAGAAGCTATAAAATTCTCTAATAATTTAATAAACATCGTGGTAATGTTTTGTTCTTTATTAGCTATCGTCTGTATGATATTTACAGAGCCATTAGTAAAGATATTTGCTATAGGATTTGAAGGTGAGACGCTAAAATTAGCTGTGGAATTTACTAGAATATTAATAGTAGGAATTATATTTATTGGAGTTAATGATGTATTAATGCCGTTTTTACAAATTAATCAGAATTATGCGGTACCAGGTATGTTAGGGATTCCATATAACATAGTTATAATTATTTCTATATTTATAAGTCCAAAATTTGGATGCAAGGTATTAATATATGGAACATTGCTTGCTATATTGAGTAAGGTTTTATTCCAAATACCTTTTGCAAAAAAGAAAGGTTATAAGTATAAAGCATATATAAACTTTAAAGACAAGAATATAAAAAAATTATTATTATTAGTGGCACCAGTATTTGTGGGAGTTGCTGTAAATCAAGTAAATGGTTTAGTTGATAAAACATTAGCATCTACTTTAGTAGAGGGAAGTATATCATCTTTAAATTATGCTAATAAGTTAAATGAATTTGTTATGGGAATTTTTATAGTGTCTATAACATCGGTAATATATCCTTTATTATCTAAGCTTTCTGCTGGAAATAATAAAGAAGAATTTAATAATTCTATAGTAAAGTCGATAAATTATGTAATATTACTAGTTATTCCGATTTCTATAGGGGCGATGGTCTTATCTACCCCAATAGTTAAATTATTATTTGAGAGAGGTGCATTTGATTTAAGAGCAACTCAAATGACTTCAAGTGCATTGTTCTGTTATTCTATCGGTATCATTGGATTTGGACTTAGAGATATTTTATCAAGGGTATTTTATTCAATACAAGATACAAAAACACCTATGGTAAATGGAGCTATAGCAATGGCTCTTAATATAGTACTAAATTTAATATTAATAAGATATATGGGACATGCAGGACTTGCTTTAGCAACAAGTATATCAGCATTGGTGTGTATAGTTTTATTATTTAGAAGTTTAAGAAAAAAGATAGGCAATTTTGGAGAAGAAAGAATAGCCTTTGTGTTTATAAAGACTTTAATATCAGGAGTAGTTATGGGAATTGTAACTACAATCTTTTATGACTTTATATCTAATATAGTTAGAGGTGGAATGATAAGTCAGATAGTATCATTATCAACATCTGTATTAGTGGGAGTTACAGTTTACTTTATAGGTGTAGTTATTCTTAAGATAGATGAGGTTAATGAAGCTATATCTATTATAAAAGATAAATTTACAACTAAAAGGGGTGGATACAGTGCAAAGTAA
- a CDS encoding YveK family protein — protein MEETIDLREYFAIIKKRFWIIALITVIAAVVSGAISFFVLKPVYEAKTTLIVNTEKNEDTQMITGDQFSVTQKLAVTYGEIIKSRAVLDDVIKNLKLDEKLLIFRQSILF, from the coding sequence ATGGAAGAAACGATTGATTTAAGAGAATATTTTGCAATTATTAAAAAAAGATTTTGGATAATAGCGCTTATAACAGTAATAGCAGCAGTTGTAAGTGGTGCTATAAGCTTTTTCGTATTAAAGCCAGTATATGAAGCAAAAACAACTTTAATAGTAAATACTGAAAAAAATGAAGATACTCAAATGATTACTGGAGATCAATTTAGTGTTACTCAAAAGCTAGCAGTAACTTATGGTGAAATAATAAAATCAAGAGCAGTTTTAGATGATGTAATAAAAAATTTAAAATTAGATGAAAAATTATTGATTTTTCGACAAAGTATATTATTTTAA
- the ispG gene encoding flavodoxin-dependent (E)-4-hydroxy-3-methylbut-2-enyl-diphosphate synthase, which translates to MYKRRQSREVSVGNVKIGGNNPISIQSMTNTDTRDAKATIAQIKRLESVGCDIVRVAIPDMTAAKNIAKIKSQVNIPIIADIHFDYRLALEVIDQGVDGVRINPGNIGSIDRVKMVVEKCKEKNLKIRIGVNGGSLEKELLEKYGSATPEALVESALNHVKILEDLDFRNIVISLKSSDIYKTLDAYELISKKVDYPLHIGITESGSVKKGTIKSSIGVGALLLKGIGDTIRISLTGDPCEEVIVGKEILRSLDLLNDKIKVVSCPTCGRCNIDLISVVNEVEEKINNIEKDITVAIMGCAVNGPGEAREADIGIAGGKGEGLLFKKGKIVRKINGDRLVEELLEEIDKY; encoded by the coding sequence ATGTATAAAAGAAGACAATCTAGAGAAGTTAGCGTTGGTAATGTAAAAATAGGAGGTAATAATCCTATAAGTATACAATCAATGACAAACACAGATACAAGAGATGCTAAAGCTACAATAGCACAGATAAAAAGATTAGAAAGTGTTGGGTGTGATATAGTTAGAGTTGCAATACCTGATATGACTGCGGCTAAAAATATAGCAAAAATAAAATCACAAGTTAACATACCAATAATTGCAGATATACACTTTGATTACAGACTAGCACTTGAAGTAATAGACCAAGGAGTAGACGGAGTTAGAATAAATCCAGGAAACATTGGTAGCATAGACAGAGTAAAAATGGTTGTTGAAAAATGTAAGGAGAAAAACTTAAAAATAAGAATAGGTGTTAATGGTGGATCACTTGAAAAAGAATTACTAGAAAAATATGGATCAGCAACACCAGAAGCTTTAGTTGAAAGTGCATTAAATCACGTTAAAATACTAGAAGACTTAGACTTTAGAAATATAGTAATATCTTTAAAGTCTTCTGATATATACAAAACATTAGATGCATATGAGCTTATATCAAAAAAAGTAGACTATCCATTACATATTGGTATAACAGAATCAGGAAGTGTTAAAAAAGGAACTATAAAATCATCAATAGGAGTTGGAGCATTACTTCTTAAAGGAATAGGAGACACTATAAGAATATCCCTTACAGGAGACCCTTGTGAAGAAGTTATAGTTGGTAAGGAAATACTTAGAAGTTTAGATTTATTAAATGATAAGATAAAAGTAGTATCTTGCCCAACTTGTGGAAGATGTAATATAGATCTTATAAGTGTGGTTAATGAAGTTGAAGAAAAAATAAACAATATTGAAAAAGATATAACAGTAGCTATTATGGGATGTGCTGTTAATGGTCCAGGGGAGGCTAGAGAAGCTGATATTGGTATAGCTGGTGGTAAGGGTGAAGGTCTTTTATTTAAGAAAGGCAAGATAGTTAGAAAAATAAATGGTGATAGATTAGTTGAAGAACTATTAGAAGAAATAGATAAATATTAA
- the rseP gene encoding RIP metalloprotease RseP: MTIIAAIILFGIIVFIHELGHFLFAKKAGVRIHEFAIGMGPKIYTTQKGETKYSIRLLPLGGYVSMEGEDGESNDPRAFGKKTLLQRASIIFAGPFFNIILTVLLFIPVFAYLGSPSDSNVLGKVLENSPAIEAGLEVNDKIIEINGAKISNWQDIVDNLAKETSQPINIKIERDNTTKDFSITPEKNEEGKYVIGITPVYEKSILKSIPKAFIMTWDMIKQMLTFVVQLFTGTIPGGFENSVSGPVGVIGIVSDAAKMGIINLIYIAAVISLNLGILNLLPIPALDGGRLLILGIEAIRGKKLDPNKEAMIHTAGFMVLMGFMLFVTYKDILKLF; encoded by the coding sequence TTGACTATAATAGCAGCAATAATACTATTTGGAATAATAGTATTTATACACGAACTAGGACATTTCCTATTTGCAAAAAAAGCAGGTGTAAGAATCCACGAATTTGCAATAGGTATGGGTCCTAAAATATATACCACTCAAAAAGGTGAAACAAAATACTCTATAAGACTTTTACCTCTTGGAGGTTATGTAAGTATGGAAGGTGAAGATGGAGAATCAAATGATCCTCGTGCTTTTGGAAAAAAGACACTTCTTCAAAGAGCAAGCATAATATTTGCAGGTCCATTCTTTAATATAATACTAACAGTATTACTTTTTATACCAGTATTTGCATACCTGGGAAGTCCAAGTGATAGTAATGTATTAGGAAAAGTATTAGAAAATTCACCTGCAATAGAAGCAGGACTTGAAGTTAACGATAAAATAATTGAAATAAATGGAGCAAAAATTTCAAATTGGCAAGATATAGTTGATAACTTAGCAAAAGAAACTTCACAGCCAATAAATATAAAAATAGAAAGAGACAACACTACTAAAGATTTTTCTATAACACCAGAAAAAAATGAAGAAGGAAAATATGTTATAGGTATAACACCTGTTTACGAAAAAAGCATACTAAAATCAATACCAAAAGCATTTATAATGACTTGGGATATGATTAAGCAAATGTTAACATTTGTTGTTCAACTATTTACAGGCACTATACCAGGAGGATTTGAAAACTCAGTATCAGGACCTGTTGGAGTTATAGGAATAGTTTCAGATGCAGCTAAAATGGGTATTATTAACCTTATATATATAGCAGCAGTAATAAGTTTAAACCTAGGAATATTAAACTTACTTCCTATACCAGCACTTGATGGTGGAAGATTACTAATATTAGGCATAGAAGCTATAAGAGGAAAGAAATTAGATCCAAATAAAGAAGCTATGATACATACAGCAGGATTTATGGTCTTAATGGGATTTATGTTATTTGTAACATATAAAGATATACTAAAATTATTTTAA
- a CDS encoding 1-deoxy-D-xylulose-5-phosphate reductoisomerase, whose protein sequence is MKKISILGSTGSIGKQTLDVVREHKDKFEVIAISANSSVELLLEQIKEFKPKYVAVYNEDAAQKLKTMIPSDINIKVLSGMEGLKTISSLPEIDVLLTAIVGMIGLVPTLEAIKHKKDIALANKETLVCAGKLVMSEAKKNGVKILPVDSEHSAIFQSLNGENYKEIEKIILTASGGPFRGKKKEELLNVTKNEALKHPNWSMGRKISIDSSTLMNKGLEVIEAKWLFDVEVDQIDVVVHPQSIIHSMVQFNDSSVIAQLGCPDMRLPIQYALTYPERLENSFERLDLTKIATLTFEEPDLETFPCLKLAYDTLKMGGTYSAVLNSANEVLVEAFLEDKIGFYDIPKYIKETLDAHDSIENPTLEEILEVDRWTREYVKSLIQ, encoded by the coding sequence ATGAAGAAAATATCAATCCTGGGATCAACAGGATCAATTGGAAAACAAACACTAGATGTTGTAAGAGAACATAAAGATAAATTTGAAGTAATAGCAATATCTGCAAATAGCAGCGTAGAATTATTACTAGAACAAATAAAAGAATTTAAACCAAAATACGTAGCAGTATACAATGAAGATGCAGCACAAAAACTAAAAACAATGATACCAAGTGATATTAATATAAAAGTACTAAGTGGAATGGAAGGGCTAAAGACTATATCATCACTTCCTGAAATTGATGTACTTTTAACAGCAATAGTTGGAATGATAGGTCTTGTTCCAACGCTAGAAGCAATAAAACACAAAAAAGACATAGCACTTGCAAACAAAGAAACACTAGTATGTGCAGGAAAGCTTGTAATGAGTGAAGCAAAGAAAAATGGTGTTAAAATACTTCCAGTAGACAGTGAGCACAGTGCAATATTCCAATCTTTAAATGGAGAAAATTATAAAGAAATAGAAAAAATAATATTAACTGCATCAGGCGGACCATTTAGAGGAAAGAAAAAAGAAGAACTATTAAATGTAACTAAAAATGAAGCATTAAAACATCCTAACTGGTCAATGGGAAGAAAAATAAGTATAGACTCATCAACACTTATGAACAAAGGACTTGAAGTAATAGAAGCTAAATGGCTATTTGACGTAGAAGTTGATCAAATAGATGTAGTTGTACATCCACAAAGTATAATACATTCAATGGTTCAATTTAACGATAGCTCAGTAATAGCTCAACTTGGATGTCCAGACATGAGACTTCCTATACAATATGCACTTACATATCCTGAAAGACTTGAAAATAGTTTTGAAAGATTAGACCTAACTAAAATAGCAACATTAACATTTGAAGAACCAGACTTAGAAACATTCCCATGCTTAAAACTTGCATATGACACTTTAAAAATGGGAGGCACATATTCGGCAGTACTAAACAGTGCAAATGAAGTACTAGTTGAAGCATTCTTAGAGGATAAAATAGGATTTTACGATATACCAAAATACATAAAAGAAACACTAGACGCACATGATAGTATAGAAAATCCAACTCTAGAAGAAATACTAGAAGTTGACAGATGGACTAGAGAATATGTTAAAAGCTTAATACAATAA
- a CDS encoding phosphatidate cytidylyltransferase produces the protein MLTRVIAALALVPLFIFILIGGVPLYIAEIAILAMALREFYKAFNAKNIHPIENIGYIFIAYIGLKNILNLSIDYTYIIIFVLFMYSITYLLRCKNNVIDIAITFFSIFYVAISIDFIILTLNGFEKGSIYVWTIFIVAFLTDTFAYFTGYLFGKHKLIPKVSPKKTVEGSIGGIVGSTVGCIIFGYLFNLDMTAMVIIGSIGSIVAQFGDLFASSIKRYVGIKDYGKLIPGHGGVLDRFDSVILVAPFVYYAIILFSK, from the coding sequence ATGCTTACAAGAGTGATAGCCGCATTAGCTTTAGTACCGTTATTTATATTCATTTTAATTGGTGGGGTACCATTATATATAGCAGAAATAGCAATACTTGCCATGGCTTTAAGAGAATTTTATAAAGCATTTAATGCAAAGAATATACACCCTATAGAAAATATAGGCTACATATTTATAGCATACATAGGTCTAAAAAATATACTTAATTTAAGTATAGACTATACTTACATAATCATATTTGTATTATTCATGTATTCTATAACTTATCTTTTAAGATGTAAAAATAATGTAATTGATATTGCAATAACATTTTTCAGTATATTCTATGTAGCTATATCTATAGACTTTATAATTCTTACTTTAAACGGCTTTGAAAAAGGCTCGATTTATGTATGGACTATATTTATAGTAGCCTTTCTTACTGATACATTTGCATACTTTACAGGATATTTATTTGGAAAACACAAGCTTATACCAAAGGTAAGCCCTAAAAAGACTGTAGAAGGAAGTATAGGTGGAATTGTAGGAAGTACTGTAGGTTGTATTATATTTGGATATTTATTTAATTTAGATATGACTGCTATGGTAATAATAGGAAGTATAGGAAGCATAGTAGCTCAATTTGGGGATTTATTTGCATCATCTATAAAAAGATATGTAGGTATAAAAGACTATGGCAAATTAATACCAGGTCATGGTGGAGTATTAGATCGATTTGACAGTGTAATTTTAGTTGCACCATTTGTATATTATGCAATTATACTTTTTAGTAAATAA
- a CDS encoding isoprenyl transferase — protein MNSYDINLEKVPTHIAIIMDGNGRWAKSRFLPRTAGHKAGVEAIREVIKECQRLEVKHLTLYAFSTENWKRPKLEVDTLMTLLSTYLSKEIKELHKNNVKVTAIGDISKLPKNCIEQLNSAFELTKDNTGVNLNLALNYGSRDDIKNAIIDILNDAKCGKINIEEINENTIKNYLDTKSIPDPDLIIRTSGEQRLSNFLMWEAAYSEFYFTDIHWPDFNRKELQKAIYVYQNRDRRFGGLSK, from the coding sequence ATGAACAGTTATGACATAAATTTAGAAAAAGTGCCTACTCATATAGCTATAATAATGGATGGAAACGGTAGATGGGCAAAATCTAGATTTCTTCCTAGAACTGCAGGACATAAAGCGGGGGTAGAAGCAATAAGAGAAGTAATAAAAGAGTGTCAAAGATTAGAAGTAAAACATTTAACTTTATATGCTTTTTCAACAGAAAACTGGAAAAGACCTAAGCTTGAAGTAGATACACTGATGACTCTTTTATCTACTTATTTAAGCAAAGAAATTAAAGAATTACATAAAAATAATGTAAAAGTTACAGCAATAGGTGATATATCAAAGCTTCCTAAAAATTGTATAGAGCAGTTAAATAGTGCATTTGAATTAACTAAAGATAATACTGGAGTTAATTTAAACCTTGCTCTAAACTATGGAAGTAGAGATGATATAAAAAATGCCATAATAGATATATTAAATGATGCAAAATGTGGTAAAATAAATATAGAAGAAATAAATGAAAATACTATAAAAAATTATTTAGATACAAAGTCTATACCAGACCCTGACTTGATAATAAGAACTAGTGGAGAACAAAGACTTAGCAACTTCTTAATGTGGGAAGCTGCTTATTCTGAATTTTACTTTACTGATATACACTGGCCAGACTTTAACAGAAAAGAACTTCAAAAGGCAATATATGTATATCAAAATAGAGACAGGAGATTTGGTGGACTAAGTAAGTAG